GCGGGACGATCTTTCAGCCCCTGTTTTGCACAGGCCTTCAGGAATGCCGCATCCAATTTGGGATCGGCAACCACTCGGTCAGCGGAATAGCCGCCGGAACTTTGCTTGAACGCTTCGATGATCGGTGCGGCGATCGGTTTCTGTTCGACGGCTACTGGCAGGGGATCAAATAGCAGCCCTTTGGGGATGGCAGGCGCTGCGGACGCCATCGCCTTCTTCGCTTTGCCTTTCGCGCCCGGTGCCGTCGGCGTGGCCGGGGCGCTCACGCGCGGTTCAGGTGAACCGTCCAGGCGATCTCCGACTTCGCAATTTGCCAATCGTGACAGGCCGCGGGCGATATAGTCTTCGCTGATGTCGAAGCCGATGAATTGACGACCCAGTTTTTTCGCGACGGTTAACGTCGTCGAGCTGCCGCTGAACGGATCCAGGACCAGGTCCCCCGGGGACGAGCTGACTTTGATGATGCGCCCCAGCAGTTGCTCGGGCATCTGACAGCCGTGAAAGCCTTCTCGTTCTTTGAAGGTCCCTGCGACGCGAGGAAAGTACCAGGTGTCTTCGTCGGGGTTGAATCCGTCCGTTAAATCCTGTGGACGCAAGATCCAGGTGTCATCCGGCATTCGTCCGCCCTTGGCCGCACGGGCGTCGGCATAGACCGTTTGCCGGGCGGAAGGGACCACAACGTCAACAGCATTGAACTGATAGTTCTTTGGGTCTTTGACAAAGTGGAAAATGTGCACGTGCGACCGGCTGAATTTCTTGGTGCAATGCACGCCGAAGGTGTAGTACCAGATCACCCAGCTGCGACAATGAAATCCGACTTGCTGACTGAGAATCTTCAGCTCGGCGGCATATTCATCGCCGATGGCCAGCCAAAAACCACCCGTCGGCTTCAGGACGCGGTGCACGCCGGTGATCCATTCGCGCGACCAGTCGATGTACGAGTCGGCATCTTTGCGGTCTTTGTAGACGTCGTACGAATAGCCAATGTTGAAGGGGGGATCGGCAAACGCCAGGTCGACACTGCCCGCATCCAGCGAATTCATCGCCTGAATACAATCGAGGTGATGGATCGTGTTGAGTTCCAGCATGTTTCATGCAGCTCCGTGCAGTAAAAAAACCGGAAGGCAAATAGGTCTGGCAATCCGTTTGAATTGATCAAATCAATCGGGCAGAAATGTCTGGTTGTGGATGATGGCTGAGGTTCAATTC
This Schlesneria paludicola DSM 18645 DNA region includes the following protein-coding sequences:
- a CDS encoding DNA methyltransferase gives rise to the protein MLELNTIHHLDCIQAMNSLDAGSVDLAFADPPFNIGYSYDVYKDRKDADSYIDWSREWITGVHRVLKPTGGFWLAIGDEYAAELKILSQQVGFHCRSWVIWYYTFGVHCTKKFSRSHVHIFHFVKDPKNYQFNAVDVVVPSARQTVYADARAAKGGRMPDDTWILRPQDLTDGFNPDEDTWYFPRVAGTFKEREGFHGCQMPEQLLGRIIKVSSSPGDLVLDPFSGSSTTLTVAKKLGRQFIGFDISEDYIARGLSRLANCEVGDRLDGSPEPRVSAPATPTAPGAKGKAKKAMASAAPAIPKGLLFDPLPVAVEQKPIAAPIIEAFKQSSGGYSADRVVADPKLDAAFLKACAKQGLKDRPADLNRTLFRLRKAGKLQSVPTLHRTEFRWEDTDEYLFASEIAWRQIHDQTQATIDDILCDPALAKQFDEIAAKFAPGHTSLEYRWAALKLRKVQNTASTRSSRLAQIKLPKSWSSTDHAKLTALQGEPGLYMVYAANHQPLYAGETFDLGKQLGKQFGAASTSAGWTEHGPKLRVSAVPYKKFDDVDTTATGSTLGTWLVAYQYQLVKQESPKFNSLGLELSAV